A single region of the Anguilla anguilla isolate fAngAng1 chromosome 17, fAngAng1.pri, whole genome shotgun sequence genome encodes:
- the LOC118215982 gene encoding phosphoinositide-interacting protein-like → MEAEGNSIPLGDRSQSQSNDRLTESTVFSLSQSESLWTTESSRSAWEIYQYPILLLATGGAVFICGFVLSGLYFARISRMATNILGPALLSIGLMVLVVGLVLVPITRENLKPPIKRQASYYRPPQFNL, encoded by the coding sequence atggaGGCGGAGGGAAACAGCATCCCCCTGGGCGACCGCTCGCAGTCGCAGTCCAACGACCGGCTGACGGAGAGCACGGTGTTCAGCCTGTCCCAGAGCGAGTCGCTCTGGACCACCGAGTCCTCCCGCAGCGCCTGGGAGATCTACCAGTACCCCATCCTCCTCCTGGCCACCGGGGGCGCCGTCTTCATCTGCGGCTTTGTCCTCAGCGGCCTCTACTTCGCCAGGATATCCCGGATGGCGACGAACATCCTGGGCCCGGCGCTCCTGTCCATCGGGCTgatggtgctggtggtggggcTGGTGCTCGTTCCCATTACCAGAGAGAACCTGAAACCGCCCATCAAGCGCCAGGCCAGCTACTACAGGCCGCCGCAGTTTAACCTGTGA